One Lycium barbarum isolate Lr01 chromosome 5, ASM1917538v2, whole genome shotgun sequence genomic window carries:
- the LOC132639686 gene encoding uncharacterized protein LOC132639686, with translation MTISSETNQTSTRSGPNDIERSSSTFDSFDPLFLQSSDVPGVNLAQCLLIGMENYTLWRNSMTIALLGKNKIGFVDGTCKKEMYEGQIAYQWECVNAVVLSWIMSLVSKDLVNGIVYSSNAHKVWMDLEECFDKINAPRVYHVYRGIAT, from the coding sequence ATGACGATTTCAAGTGAAACGAACCAAACAAGCACCAGATCTGGGCCAAATGATATTGAGAGAAGCAGTTCAACATTTGATTCATTCGATCCACTATTCCTCCAATCTTCTGATGTACCTGGAGTCAATTTAGCACAGTGTTTACTAATTGGAATGGAAAATTACACATTATGGAGGAATTCGATGACAATTGCACTCTTAGGAAAGAATAAAATTGGTTTCGTTGATGGAACTTGCAAAAAGGAGATGTATGAAGGTCAAATAGCGTATCAATGGGAGTGTGTCAATGCAGTGGTCTTGTCATGGATTATGAGCTTAGTGTCGAAGGATTTGGTGAATGGGATTGTATATTCCTCAAATGCACATAAGGTATGGATGGATCTGGAAGAGTGTTTTGACAAAATCAATGCACCTAGAGTGTATCATGTATACAGAGGTATTGCAACTTAA